A DNA window from Streptomyces canus contains the following coding sequences:
- a CDS encoding aromatic ring-hydroxylating oxygenase subunit alpha: MDDTSETGTARCPGPSVQDYLDRDSRPVPKALRFDHNDHIGSEDVDAARFTSRAWAEREMEQVWRRVWQFACLESEIPEVGDHEIYEIGDDSLIVVRTAPEEIRAFVNVCLHRGRKLRTSGGNVGEFRCPFHGFAWNLDGSMQSPPCAWDFPHVAPEKFSLPEAQVATWRGFVFINMDPYAESFESYRGTFDDYYIWPLENRYKSLHIAKVLPCNWKVAQDAFIESFHVIATHPQMLPWLADANSQYDVMADQPNWNRMINIQGAPSPHVADSVTEEDVLETFYDSRAFYAAAQGRDLVIQEGDELPSIPPGGTARQVLAQRMRDQLAATSHQDFSQTADTELLDAINYLLFPNFNPWGGAKSNIIYRFRPHGLDPDSCTAEIIFMSAPKTPGEMPPPVKIRWVPDDMLFADIPELGVLGPVFDQDCENLPYVQQGLKAMRKPGITLSNYQESRIRHFNQTLDQWMNK, translated from the coding sequence ATGGACGATACGTCGGAGACGGGCACCGCGCGGTGCCCCGGACCCAGCGTCCAGGACTATCTCGACCGGGACAGCCGGCCGGTCCCCAAGGCGTTGAGGTTCGACCACAACGACCACATCGGCAGCGAAGACGTCGATGCCGCCCGCTTCACCTCCCGCGCCTGGGCCGAACGCGAGATGGAACAGGTCTGGCGGCGCGTCTGGCAGTTCGCCTGCCTGGAGAGCGAGATCCCCGAGGTCGGCGACCACGAGATCTACGAGATCGGTGACGACTCGCTGATCGTCGTGCGCACGGCACCCGAGGAGATCCGCGCGTTCGTCAACGTCTGCCTGCACCGCGGCCGCAAGCTGCGCACCAGCGGCGGCAACGTCGGCGAGTTCCGCTGCCCGTTCCACGGCTTCGCCTGGAACCTCGACGGCAGCATGCAGAGTCCGCCCTGCGCCTGGGACTTCCCGCATGTCGCCCCCGAGAAGTTCTCGCTGCCCGAGGCCCAGGTGGCCACCTGGCGCGGCTTCGTCTTCATCAACATGGACCCGTACGCCGAGTCCTTCGAGAGCTACCGCGGCACCTTCGACGACTACTACATCTGGCCGCTGGAGAACCGCTACAAGTCGCTGCACATCGCCAAGGTGCTGCCCTGCAACTGGAAGGTCGCCCAGGACGCGTTCATCGAGTCCTTCCATGTGATCGCCACGCACCCCCAGATGCTGCCGTGGCTGGCCGACGCCAACTCCCAGTACGACGTGATGGCGGACCAGCCGAACTGGAACCGGATGATCAACATCCAGGGCGCCCCGAGCCCACACGTGGCCGACTCCGTCACCGAGGAGGACGTCCTGGAGACCTTCTACGACTCCCGTGCGTTCTACGCGGCGGCCCAGGGCCGGGATCTGGTGATCCAGGAAGGCGACGAACTGCCCTCGATCCCGCCCGGCGGCACCGCCCGCCAGGTTCTCGCCCAGCGGATGCGCGATCAGCTGGCGGCCACCTCGCACCAGGACTTCTCACAGACCGCGGACACCGAACTGCTGGACGCCATCAACTACCTGCTGTTCCCCAACTTCAACCCCTGGGGCGGCGCCAAGTCCAACATCATCTACCGGTTCCGGCCCCACGGCCTCGACCCCGACTCCTGCACCGCGGAGATCATCTTCATGTCGGCCCCCAAGACGCCCGGCGAGATGCCGCCCCCGGTCAAGATCCGCTGGGTGCCGGACGACATGCTCTTCGCGGACATCCCCGAACTCGGCGTGCTCGGGCCGGTCTTCGACCAGGACTGCGAGAACCTGCCCTATGTCCAGCAGGGCCTGAAGGCGATGCGCAAGCCGGGCATCACGCTGTCCAACTACCAGGAGAGCCGCATCCGCCACTTCAACCAGACGCTCGACCAGTGGATGAACAAGTGA
- a CDS encoding SDR family NAD(P)-dependent oxidoreductase, whose amino-acid sequence MELGLTGTKALVTGASRGIGRAIAETLAAEGCALALCARGEEGLAKAAAELRAEGATVFAEPVDVTDPAALAGFVERAAGELGGLDLLVSNVSAGNVKGPESWEASLRGDLIPFAGLVEAALPHLEASDRAAVVAIGTTNASDTARPAGANSYSALKAAVVQHASALAHALAPKGIRVNTVSPGPIDFPGGAWETIRTSRPEVYEEVLAKLPIGRYGTAEDVAAAVAFLLGRTGSFCVGVNLVVDGGLLTRVQY is encoded by the coding sequence ATGGAACTGGGACTGACAGGCACGAAGGCGCTGGTGACCGGCGCGAGCCGGGGTATCGGCCGGGCGATCGCCGAGACTTTGGCGGCCGAGGGCTGTGCCCTGGCCCTGTGCGCCCGGGGCGAGGAAGGGCTGGCCAAGGCGGCCGCCGAACTGCGGGCCGAAGGAGCCACGGTGTTCGCGGAACCGGTCGACGTCACCGACCCGGCCGCCCTCGCGGGCTTCGTGGAGCGCGCGGCCGGTGAACTCGGCGGACTCGACCTGCTGGTGTCCAACGTCTCGGCGGGCAACGTCAAAGGACCCGAGTCGTGGGAGGCCAGCCTGCGCGGCGACCTCATCCCGTTCGCCGGCCTCGTCGAGGCGGCTCTTCCCCATCTGGAGGCCTCCGACCGGGCCGCCGTCGTGGCCATCGGCACCACCAACGCCTCCGACACCGCCCGACCGGCGGGCGCCAACTCCTACTCCGCGCTGAAGGCCGCCGTCGTCCAGCACGCCTCGGCCCTCGCCCATGCCCTCGCCCCCAAGGGCATCCGCGTCAACACCGTCTCGCCCGGCCCGATCGACTTCCCCGGCGGCGCGTGGGAGACCATCCGCACCAGCCGCCCGGAGGTCTACGAGGAGGTGCTCGCCAAGCTGCCGATCGGCCGCTACGGCACCGCCGAGGACGTGGCCGCGGCGGTGGCGTTCCTGCTCGGCCGGACCGGCTCCTTCTGCGTCGGAGTCAACCTCGTGGTGGACGGCGGGCTGCTGACCCGCGTCCAGTACTGA
- a CDS encoding AMP-binding protein has protein sequence MSLLPLDRRAQETPEEPALADDLGVLSWSGLADQVARAAARLLEFAPGPGDRIAVLGDNAIPTLVAHLAGLRAGVGTVATSRNLTSGELVDQIIDAGVTGVVAGPAGAGAALDAARELGLPIVTHGTTAAGHAFDWDKWLAAAPPGRTLPTDRPARPPLVYTSGTTGRARGTEVRWVSGPVADSSAYLAAMSARPGFPPGPHLVCGPLQHNAALTSLRHLAAGQPVIVLGRYDAESFLSRVQKWRVSSTVMVPTHFQRLLALPEDVRARYDVSSLRQVSHTGSACPPDVKRAMIDWFGPVLTESYGASEAGTVARISSTEWLAHPGSVGRARPPFEVLVTGDEGRRLPPGEHGLLAFRAPEGQGVRYHADPDKTRSAYLSPGVFTLGDIGYVDADGYIFITDRAADVVVSGGVNLYPAESEAVLRRHPAVVEVAVIGVPDPDFGESLRALVVVAGDEPPTGELDAFCREHLAAYKCPKSYEIVPELLRNAMGKLDKRAMRRPYWGSERTIAG, from the coding sequence ATGTCGCTGCTGCCACTCGACCGCCGCGCCCAGGAGACACCCGAGGAGCCCGCCCTGGCGGACGACCTCGGAGTGCTGTCCTGGTCCGGCCTCGCCGACCAGGTGGCCCGGGCGGCGGCCCGCCTGCTGGAGTTCGCGCCCGGTCCCGGCGACCGGATCGCCGTGCTCGGCGACAACGCGATTCCGACGCTGGTGGCCCATCTTGCGGGCCTGCGAGCCGGAGTGGGGACCGTGGCCACATCCCGGAACCTCACCTCGGGCGAGCTCGTCGACCAGATCATCGACGCGGGGGTGACCGGCGTCGTCGCGGGACCGGCCGGCGCGGGTGCCGCTCTCGACGCGGCCCGGGAACTGGGCCTGCCGATCGTGACGCACGGGACCACGGCAGCCGGGCACGCGTTCGACTGGGACAAGTGGCTGGCCGCCGCGCCCCCCGGACGCACCCTCCCGACGGACCGGCCCGCCCGGCCTCCGCTCGTGTACACCTCGGGAACCACCGGACGAGCACGCGGCACCGAGGTGCGCTGGGTGAGCGGCCCGGTCGCCGACAGCTCCGCCTATCTCGCCGCGATGTCCGCCCGGCCCGGCTTCCCACCGGGCCCCCACCTGGTGTGCGGCCCCCTGCAGCACAACGCGGCACTGACCTCGCTGCGGCACCTGGCGGCCGGTCAGCCGGTGATCGTCCTCGGCAGGTACGACGCGGAGTCGTTCCTCAGCCGGGTGCAGAAGTGGCGGGTCTCCTCGACGGTGATGGTGCCCACCCACTTCCAACGGCTGCTCGCCCTCCCGGAAGACGTCCGCGCCCGGTACGACGTCTCCAGCCTGCGGCAGGTCTCCCACACCGGCTCCGCGTGCCCGCCGGACGTGAAGCGCGCCATGATCGACTGGTTCGGTCCGGTGCTGACCGAGTCGTACGGCGCCAGCGAAGCAGGAACCGTGGCCCGCATCAGCAGCACCGAGTGGCTGGCCCACCCGGGCTCGGTCGGCCGTGCCCGGCCTCCGTTCGAGGTCCTGGTCACCGGCGACGAGGGCCGGCGGCTGCCGCCCGGGGAGCACGGGCTGCTGGCTTTCCGGGCGCCCGAGGGCCAGGGCGTCCGCTACCACGCGGACCCGGACAAGACCAGATCCGCCTACCTCTCCCCCGGCGTCTTCACGCTCGGCGACATCGGCTACGTCGACGCCGACGGCTACATCTTCATCACCGACCGGGCCGCGGACGTCGTGGTCTCCGGCGGCGTGAACCTGTACCCGGCCGAGAGCGAGGCGGTCCTGCGCCGGCACCCGGCGGTCGTCGAAGTCGCGGTGATCGGCGTGCCCGACCCGGACTTCGGCGAGTCGCTGCGGGCGCTGGTCGTGGTGGCCGGGGACGAACCGCCCACCGGCGAGCTGGACGCCTTCTGCCGCGAGCACCTCGCCGCCTACAAGTGCCCGAAGTCGTACGAGATCGTCCCCGAGCTGCTGCGCAACGCCATGGGCAAGCTCGACAAACGCGCGATGCGCCGCCCCTACTGGGGCTCGGAACGGACCATCGCCGGCTGA
- a CDS encoding acyl-CoA dehydrogenase family protein, whose amino-acid sequence MSQPDPDAWRRQVRQWLATVLEPAPAPESTAQAADLAVFHNLPEDEERLLLDRCRAYQRARFDAGYQALTLPEDKGGAGLSAAHAAVFAQEESAFEVPPSTELISVTVRLVAMAVSLFGTDEQRGDHARAFLRTDLLACQLFSEPGAGSDLAALRTRARQDGDEWVIDGQKVWTSGAQFADYGLLLARTDPDVVKQAGITAFLVPMDTPGVEVRPIRQMSGGTSFNEVFLSGVRVPDRLRIGRPGQGWEVANATLAFERTASGSGNRRKGGTFPDVLALARSLGRTADPLVRQRLADLYVRAALRAATVDRVARTSAAGGRPGPEASLTKLMASELLTRTGQVAAELMGARISADTGEPGTFAWTQHLLGAPGYRLAGGTDQIQRNLIGERVLRLPPEPRVDRAPFSQLPGD is encoded by the coding sequence ATGTCCCAGCCCGATCCGGACGCATGGCGCCGGCAGGTCCGGCAGTGGCTGGCCACGGTGCTCGAACCCGCGCCGGCGCCGGAGTCCACCGCACAGGCCGCCGACCTCGCCGTGTTCCACAACCTTCCGGAGGACGAGGAACGCCTCCTGCTGGATCGCTGCCGCGCCTATCAGCGGGCCCGCTTCGACGCCGGCTACCAGGCGCTGACACTTCCCGAGGACAAGGGCGGTGCGGGCCTGAGCGCCGCGCATGCGGCGGTCTTCGCCCAGGAGGAGTCCGCGTTCGAGGTGCCGCCGTCCACCGAGCTGATCAGTGTCACGGTGCGCCTGGTCGCAATGGCCGTCTCCCTGTTCGGGACGGACGAGCAACGCGGTGACCACGCTCGCGCGTTCCTGCGTACCGATCTGCTGGCCTGCCAGCTCTTCAGCGAACCCGGCGCCGGCTCCGACCTCGCGGCTCTGCGCACCCGGGCCCGGCAGGACGGCGACGAGTGGGTGATCGACGGCCAGAAGGTGTGGACCTCGGGCGCACAGTTCGCCGACTACGGTCTGCTGCTCGCCCGTACCGACCCGGACGTCGTCAAACAGGCCGGCATCACCGCCTTCCTGGTGCCGATGGACACCCCCGGAGTGGAGGTGCGCCCCATCCGGCAGATGAGCGGCGGCACCTCCTTCAACGAGGTGTTCCTCAGCGGCGTACGTGTCCCGGACCGGCTCCGGATCGGGCGGCCGGGCCAGGGCTGGGAGGTCGCCAACGCCACCCTCGCCTTCGAGCGGACCGCCTCAGGCAGCGGCAACCGCCGCAAGGGCGGCACCTTCCCGGACGTCCTCGCGCTCGCCCGCTCCCTCGGCCGGACCGCGGACCCACTGGTCCGCCAGCGCCTGGCCGACCTGTACGTGCGTGCCGCCCTGCGCGCGGCCACCGTCGACCGCGTCGCCAGGACGAGCGCCGCCGGCGGCCGGCCGGGTCCGGAGGCCTCGTTGACCAAACTCATGGCCTCCGAGCTGCTCACCCGCACCGGCCAGGTCGCCGCCGAGCTGATGGGAGCGCGGATCAGCGCCGACACCGGGGAACCCGGCACCTTCGCCTGGACCCAGCATCTGCTCGGCGCCCCCGGCTACCGGCTGGCCGGAGGCACCGACCAGATCCAGCGCAACCTGATCGGCGAGCGGGTGCTCAGGCTGCCGCCGGAACCCCGGGTGGACCGGGCGCCGTTCTCACAGCTTCCCGGCGACTAA
- a CDS encoding substrate-binding domain-containing protein: protein MSPRPGRALRRALTAIVPVTALFTLAACGTDTTPAADSAKAAGADPAGLTAARAAATKYSARPEKIPVTEPVGKKIPGGKKIDFILCGVQSCKDLADFFTTGAKELGWDVKQIATQGTPESVQAGYEQALRDKPDAVVASGFPRAVYAKQLAQLKQAGIPVIQSNADDVAGDGISLLKNGPKDVAVQGEMLASWVVSDSGANADTVYFDLPAYTILKPVKDTFAAKYKQWCAGCGLDTVDVPITAIGKDMPDRVVSYVRSHPKVTHIVFSLGLLNVGVPAALKTAGITGKHIAVNVGDAQNYQYIESGLSDAAMALNSHEAAWLQVDALARHFTGQSMAVDQKAVLPNMLITGKDNLPSADGDFPLVEDYQAQFKALWGLS from the coding sequence ATGAGTCCCAGACCTGGACGCGCGCTCCGCCGCGCGCTCACCGCGATCGTCCCCGTCACCGCTCTGTTCACCCTGGCGGCGTGCGGCACCGACACCACTCCGGCCGCCGACTCCGCCAAGGCCGCGGGCGCCGACCCCGCCGGGCTGACCGCGGCCCGTGCGGCAGCGACGAAGTACTCGGCGCGCCCGGAAAAGATCCCCGTCACCGAACCGGTGGGCAAGAAGATCCCCGGGGGCAAGAAGATCGACTTCATCCTGTGCGGCGTGCAGTCCTGCAAGGACCTGGCCGACTTCTTCACCACCGGGGCCAAGGAACTCGGCTGGGACGTCAAGCAGATCGCGACGCAGGGCACACCGGAGTCCGTCCAGGCCGGCTACGAGCAGGCACTGCGCGACAAGCCGGACGCCGTCGTCGCCTCCGGGTTCCCGCGCGCGGTGTACGCCAAGCAGCTGGCGCAGCTGAAGCAGGCCGGGATCCCGGTCATCCAGTCCAACGCCGACGACGTGGCGGGCGACGGCATCTCCCTGCTGAAGAACGGGCCGAAGGACGTCGCCGTCCAGGGCGAGATGCTCGCCTCGTGGGTGGTGTCGGACAGCGGCGCCAACGCCGACACCGTCTACTTCGACCTGCCCGCCTACACCATCCTCAAGCCGGTCAAGGACACGTTCGCGGCCAAGTACAAGCAGTGGTGCGCGGGCTGCGGGCTGGACACCGTCGACGTTCCGATCACCGCGATCGGCAAGGACATGCCCGACCGCGTGGTCTCGTACGTCCGCTCGCACCCGAAGGTGACCCACATCGTCTTCTCGCTGGGCCTGCTCAACGTGGGCGTGCCGGCCGCGCTGAAGACCGCCGGCATCACCGGCAAGCACATCGCGGTGAACGTCGGTGACGCGCAGAACTACCAGTACATCGAGAGCGGCCTCAGCGACGCCGCCATGGCCCTCAACTCCCACGAGGCCGCCTGGCTCCAGGTCGACGCGCTGGCCCGCCACTTCACCGGCCAGTCCATGGCGGTGGATCAGAAGGCGGTGCTGCCCAACATGCTGATCACCGGCAAGGACAACCTCCCGTCCGCCGACGGTGACTTCCCGCTCGTCGAGGACTACCAGGCGCAGTTCAAGGCGCTGTGGGGTCTGAGCTGA
- a CDS encoding ABC transporter permease: MTSTPTRTTEFRPSGTEVPTVSGARTLGTVSRRAAAALSFRTVGAVYVWLLIIVLFSVWAPDTFPTVTTVKQVLNGNAVAGLVALSVVLPLAARVFDLSVAYTMSLTSVLTAHFLVSTGLGPGAAIALAMAAALVVGVVNGVVVVVLRVDSFIATLATGALIQSLITMVTDDSSITGVRLLAKPFADIAQLDAGGITLPVLYLLLAATAIWFLLEHTATGRRLYATGFNADAARLQGVRTNRLRFLTLVTSALLSGFAGVVFASSVGSGSPSAGTPYLLSAYAAAFVGATQLRAGRFNAWGTVIAVLLLGTGITGLGLATSAQWAASLFTGSVLIVALVLTGGRITLPAVLRRHRAPTVAGADDVSAPDKEFS, encoded by the coding sequence ATGACATCCACCCCGACCCGGACCACCGAATTCCGGCCGAGCGGAACGGAGGTGCCCACGGTGTCCGGCGCACGGACCCTGGGCACGGTGAGCCGGCGGGCGGCGGCAGCCCTGTCGTTCCGCACCGTCGGCGCCGTCTACGTATGGCTGCTGATCATCGTCCTCTTCTCCGTATGGGCGCCGGACACCTTCCCGACCGTCACCACGGTCAAGCAGGTCCTGAACGGCAACGCGGTGGCCGGACTGGTGGCGCTCAGCGTCGTACTCCCGCTCGCCGCACGCGTCTTCGATCTGTCGGTCGCCTACACCATGTCCCTCACGAGTGTGCTGACCGCCCACTTCCTGGTCTCCACGGGCCTGGGCCCCGGCGCCGCGATCGCCCTGGCCATGGCCGCCGCGCTGGTGGTCGGGGTGGTCAACGGAGTCGTGGTGGTGGTGCTGCGGGTCGACTCGTTCATCGCCACCCTGGCCACCGGCGCGCTGATCCAGTCCCTGATCACGATGGTCACCGACGACAGCTCCATCACCGGGGTCCGGCTGCTGGCCAAGCCGTTCGCCGACATCGCGCAACTGGACGCGGGCGGCATCACCCTGCCGGTGCTGTATCTGCTGCTCGCCGCGACGGCCATCTGGTTCCTGCTGGAACACACCGCGACCGGGCGCCGGTTGTACGCGACCGGCTTCAACGCCGACGCGGCACGCCTGCAGGGGGTGCGCACCAACCGGCTACGCTTTCTCACCCTGGTGACGTCCGCGCTGCTCTCGGGATTCGCGGGAGTCGTCTTCGCGTCCTCGGTGGGGTCCGGATCGCCGAGCGCGGGCACCCCGTATCTGCTGTCGGCCTACGCAGCGGCCTTCGTCGGGGCGACCCAATTGCGTGCGGGCCGCTTCAACGCCTGGGGGACGGTGATCGCGGTGCTGCTGCTCGGCACCGGCATCACCGGGCTCGGACTCGCCACCAGCGCGCAGTGGGCCGCGAGCCTGTTCACCGGTTCCGTCCTCATCGTCGCGCTCGTTCTCACGGGAGGGCGGATCACCCTGCCGGCGGTCCTGCGCCGCCACAGGGCGCCCACGGTCGCCGGGGCCGATGACGTATCCGCCCCGGACAAGGAGTTCTCATGA
- a CDS encoding NAD(P)-dependent alcohol dehydrogenase — MKAVQYRTVGSAPEVVEVPVPEPGPGQVLLKVTAAGLCHSDLAVMSWPQEQFPYPLPMTLGHEGVGTVAGLGSGVTGVTEGDEVAVYGPWGCGLCRACAEGRENCCPRAAGLGIMPPGLGSPGALAEYMVVDSPRHLVALNGLDPAQAAPLTDAGLTPYHAIRASLPKLVPGSTAVVVGVGGLGHIAVQLLRALTPARVVALDVSKEKLELARAVGAHETLLSDGEAAARVRELTDGVGAEVVLDFVGAEATLAVAAASVAVAGDVTVVGIGGGTLAVGFGGGLPFEVSVCAPYWGSRRELIEVLELARQGLVSSHIETYSIEDAPLAYERLHSGEVGGRAVVLPHG; from the coding sequence ATGAAGGCGGTTCAGTACCGGACGGTGGGCAGCGCGCCCGAGGTCGTCGAGGTTCCCGTGCCCGAGCCGGGTCCGGGCCAGGTGCTGCTGAAGGTGACGGCCGCGGGGCTGTGCCACTCGGACCTGGCGGTCATGAGCTGGCCGCAGGAGCAGTTCCCCTATCCCCTGCCGATGACGCTCGGTCACGAGGGCGTCGGCACCGTCGCGGGCCTGGGCAGCGGGGTCACGGGAGTGACCGAGGGCGACGAGGTGGCGGTGTACGGGCCGTGGGGCTGTGGTCTGTGCCGAGCGTGCGCGGAGGGCAGGGAGAACTGCTGCCCGCGCGCCGCCGGGCTCGGCATCATGCCGCCGGGGCTCGGCTCGCCGGGCGCGCTCGCGGAGTACATGGTGGTGGACTCGCCGCGCCATCTGGTGGCGCTGAACGGGCTGGACCCGGCGCAGGCCGCACCCCTGACCGACGCCGGCCTGACGCCGTACCACGCGATCCGCGCGTCCCTGCCCAAGCTCGTGCCCGGCAGCACGGCGGTGGTGGTCGGCGTCGGCGGCCTGGGCCATATCGCCGTACAACTGCTGCGGGCGCTGACCCCGGCCCGGGTGGTCGCCCTCGATGTCAGCAAGGAGAAGCTGGAACTGGCCCGCGCGGTCGGAGCCCACGAGACGCTGCTCTCCGACGGGGAGGCGGCGGCCCGGGTGCGGGAGCTGACCGACGGCGTCGGGGCCGAGGTGGTGCTGGACTTCGTGGGAGCGGAGGCGACCCTGGCGGTGGCCGCCGCTTCGGTGGCGGTGGCGGGCGATGTCACCGTCGTCGGCATCGGGGGTGGCACTCTCGCGGTCGGCTTCGGCGGCGGTCTGCCGTTCGAGGTGTCCGTCTGCGCCCCCTACTGGGGCAGCCGCCGGGAACTCATCGAGGTCCTCGAACTGGCGAGGCAGGGGCTCGTCTCCTCGCACATCGAGACCTACTCGATCGAGGACGCCCCCCTGGCGTACGAGCGCCTGCACTCCGGCGAGGTGGGCGGGCGCGCGGTCGTGCTGCCGCACGGCTGA
- a CDS encoding ThuA domain-containing protein has product MTGPAGRLDAVLVCGGRWHDFDHARLRLLEMLGDHPRVRARVYQDYDCLPALEQADLLVSYTCDVRPRPAQRDALARFTERGGRWLALHGTNAVIEAPAPGGPRMFSTPRLLGQLAGVLGSQFLAHPPIEPYEVRVTRPDHPLVAGIEPFTVTDELYVCELHGELEVLLHAEYTGRCRGFEEGDTAALDGAPRPVLYLKRHGLGEVCYFTLGHCRGRYDMQDLGVDDTRRVDRGPWETPEFLTVLGRCLERVVGAERPVTEPVAR; this is encoded by the coding sequence GTGACGGGCCCGGCAGGCCGCCTGGACGCCGTACTGGTCTGCGGCGGCAGATGGCACGACTTCGACCACGCGCGGCTCAGGCTGCTGGAGATGCTGGGCGACCATCCCCGGGTCCGCGCCAGGGTCTATCAGGACTACGACTGCCTCCCCGCGCTGGAGCAGGCGGATCTGCTGGTCAGCTACACCTGCGATGTGCGGCCCCGCCCGGCGCAGCGGGACGCACTGGCACGCTTCACCGAGCGCGGTGGGCGCTGGCTCGCCCTGCACGGCACCAACGCGGTGATCGAGGCGCCCGCCCCCGGCGGACCCCGGATGTTCTCCACCCCCCGGCTGCTCGGGCAGCTGGCCGGGGTGCTCGGCAGTCAGTTCCTGGCGCACCCGCCCATCGAGCCGTACGAGGTGCGCGTGACCCGCCCTGACCATCCACTGGTCGCCGGGATCGAACCGTTCACCGTCACCGACGAGCTGTACGTGTGCGAGCTGCACGGAGAGCTGGAAGTGCTGCTGCACGCCGAGTACACCGGGCGGTGCCGCGGCTTCGAGGAGGGCGACACGGCGGCGTTGGACGGCGCGCCCCGTCCCGTCCTCTATCTGAAACGGCACGGTCTCGGCGAGGTCTGCTACTTCACCCTCGGCCACTGCCGGGGCCGGTACGACATGCAGGACCTCGGCGTGGACGACACCCGGCGCGTGGACCGGGGGCCCTGGGAGACACCGGAGTTCCTGACGGTGCTCGGACGGTGTCTGGAGCGGGTGGTGGGCGCGGAACGTCCGGTCACCGAACCGGTGGCGCGCTGA
- a CDS encoding sugar ABC transporter ATP-binding protein: protein MVHAEMPLGSAGTQETDRPVLRVSGLSKRFGATQALQDVDLDIAHGEIHALIGPNGSGKSTLIKILAGYHHAAPGAAAELDGEPFDLGQVTGSRHDRLRFVHQELGLVGELSATDNLALSRGFARTALGNIRWPEMERRTTALVERFGLGIDVRRPLSTATPVQRAVVAIAAALQGWEGRRGVLVLDEPTAVLPPGEVARLFDIVREIRDSGASVLYVSHRMDEIFALADRVTVIRGGRRIATRRVGELTPRSLAELMAGEETETEHRPRPVSDPAEAVLEVRGLSAGSLRGVDFTLARGERLGITGLVGSGHEVVPYAVCGAYGGPVRGQVRVPERSPRWVDAKDAGRLGVPLVPADRAGEGVIGDFSVGENLTLPLLDRLRARAGRLHRRRESSLAEEWIRRVGVRTAGRGARITTLSGGNQQKVVVARCLAQQPPVLVLCEPTAGVDIATRLQLYDLIERQADDGMGVIVSSSDTEDLLALCTRVLVVRDGRIVREISGRAITEPALVHAMEGTEWTEEGTE from the coding sequence ATGGTGCACGCTGAAATGCCGCTCGGGTCGGCCGGGACGCAGGAGACCGACCGGCCCGTGCTGCGGGTGTCGGGACTGTCGAAGCGATTCGGCGCGACCCAGGCACTCCAGGACGTCGACCTCGACATCGCCCACGGCGAGATCCATGCGCTGATCGGGCCCAACGGCTCCGGCAAGTCCACCCTCATCAAGATCCTCGCCGGGTACCACCACGCAGCCCCTGGAGCGGCCGCCGAACTCGACGGTGAGCCCTTCGACCTGGGCCAGGTCACCGGCTCCCGGCACGACCGGCTCCGCTTCGTCCACCAGGAGCTGGGCCTGGTGGGCGAGTTGAGCGCCACGGACAACCTCGCACTCAGCCGCGGCTTCGCCCGCACGGCCCTGGGCAACATCCGGTGGCCGGAGATGGAACGCCGTACGACCGCCCTGGTCGAACGCTTCGGCCTCGGCATCGACGTACGCCGCCCGCTGTCGACCGCCACCCCCGTACAGCGCGCGGTGGTGGCCATCGCCGCCGCCCTGCAGGGCTGGGAGGGCCGCCGTGGCGTCCTGGTGCTCGACGAGCCGACCGCGGTGCTGCCGCCCGGGGAGGTGGCCCGGCTTTTCGACATCGTGCGGGAGATCCGCGACTCCGGTGCCAGCGTCCTGTACGTCTCGCACCGGATGGACGAGATCTTCGCGCTCGCCGACCGGGTCACCGTGATCCGCGGCGGCCGCCGGATCGCCACCCGCCGGGTCGGCGAGCTCACTCCCCGGTCGCTGGCGGAGCTGATGGCGGGCGAGGAGACGGAGACCGAGCACCGGCCCCGGCCCGTCTCCGATCCCGCCGAGGCCGTGCTGGAAGTGCGCGGGTTGTCGGCCGGTTCGCTGCGCGGCGTCGACTTCACCCTGGCCCGGGGCGAGCGGCTGGGCATCACCGGCCTGGTCGGCTCGGGCCACGAGGTGGTGCCGTACGCGGTGTGCGGAGCGTACGGCGGACCCGTGCGCGGCCAGGTGCGGGTACCGGAACGCTCCCCGCGCTGGGTCGACGCGAAGGACGCGGGGCGGCTCGGTGTCCCGCTCGTCCCCGCGGACCGGGCCGGGGAGGGCGTGATCGGTGACTTCTCGGTCGGCGAGAACCTCACCCTCCCGCTGCTCGACCGGCTCCGCGCCCGGGCCGGGCGGCTGCACCGGCGCCGCGAATCCTCGCTCGCCGAGGAATGGATCCGGCGGGTCGGGGTGCGCACGGCGGGCCGCGGCGCCCGGATCACCACGTTGAGCGGCGGCAACCAGCAGAAGGTCGTCGTGGCCCGCTGCCTGGCCCAGCAGCCGCCGGTACTGGTGCTGTGCGAACCCACGGCGGGCGTCGACATCGCGACCCGTCTTCAGCTGTACGACCTGATAGAACGTCAGGCCGACGACGGCATGGGCGTGATCGTGTCCTCGTCCGACACCGAAGACCTGCTCGCCCTGTGCACCCGGGTCCTGGTGGTACGGGACGGCCGGATCGTACGGGAGATCAGCGGCCGGGCCATCACCGAGCCCGCGCTGGTCCACGCCATGGAAGGAACCGAGTGGACCGAGGAAGGAACCGAGTGA